Proteins encoded by one window of Cannabis sativa cultivar Pink pepper isolate KNU-18-1 chromosome 4, ASM2916894v1, whole genome shotgun sequence:
- the LOC133037221 gene encoding uncharacterized protein LOC133037221, whose product MASASSSSAASISANINSIPMLNGTNFKDWKRNLLIVLGCMDLDHALRNEQPAPLTKESSHDDKREFERWDRSNRMSLMIMKHSIPEAFWGTESEGVTMAKNFLEQIEERFAKNDKVEMTTLLGSLMNMKYKGQGNVREYIMEMHHIVSRLRTLKIELSDDVLVLMVLLTLPPQFNQFKISYNVKRRNGLSTSLFLIVCKRKKG is encoded by the exons atggcttcag ctagttcatcttctgctgcttcaatatctgctaacattaattctattcctatgcttaatgggaccaatttcaaggattggaaaaggaacctacttatagttctgggatgtatggatttggaccatgcactaaggaatgaacaacctgcacctctcactaaggaaagttcccatgatgataaaagggaatttgagaggtgggatcgttcaaatcgcatgagtctaatgattatgaaacacagcattccagaagccttttggggcacagaatccgaaggggttactatggctaagaatttccttgaacaaattgaggaacgttttgctaaaaacgataaggttgaaatgacaacacttcttggttctttaatgaacatgaagtataagggtcaaggaaatgtaagggagtacattatggaaatgcatcatattgtctcaagattaaggacacttaagattgagctttcggatgatgtacttgtactcatggttttgttaacgcttcctccacagtttaaccaatttaaaattagttacaatgtcaaaaggagaaatggactctcaacgagcttatttctcattgtgtgcaagaggaagaaaggttga